DNA from Thermococcus sp.:
CCATAGTTGTTGAAGTACTCAAGTATTAGAACCTGAGCCGTCATCGGGTAGTAAGCAACTATCAGAACCGCTCCAACCTCGCTTATGGCCCTCGCCCATGTCATTATTGCCCCGCTCGCTATCGAAGGAAAAGCTATCGGAAGGGAGACCGTGAAGAACGTCCTGAGCTGGGAAGCGCCTAGGGTTCTTGCAACGGCCTCAAGCTTCTCATCAACTGCAAGAAAACCGTCTTTGGCAGAGTTTATTGTAAAGGACGCGGAGACGAAGAGCATTGCAGAGATTATCCCGAGATAGTTGTCGAGAATGTAGGTGGAATACGTTACGAGGAGCATTATCCCAACGACGGAGTGAGGAATGACTATCGGGACGTCAACAATGGCTTGGACAAAGCTCTTCCCGGGGAAGTCCTTTCTGGCCAATACATAACCGAGGGGAACACCGAAGAGAAGTGCTATCAACGCCGTCGCCGTTGCCGTGAGAAGGGAGCGCTTAACAGCCGAGAGCACAACGGGGTCGTGGATGGTTTTCAGGAACGCCCCGAAATCACCGGCCTGTTTGGCGTATATCATCCCCAGAGGGAGGAGTATGTAGACTATCATGAAGCTACCGAGTGCGGCGAAGAAGTATAGTGTGTAGTCGCGCCTCATGGTTCCCCTACGGAGATTGGGGAAGAAATTTAAAGGTTTTCGTTTTTTCTATCAGTCTGTTGAATACTTTTGTTTAACTTCGGGAAGAACCTGCCCCTTGTCTCCATAAACCGCCTGTATTCCTCCCCCCAGTACTCAAGGAGCTCCTTCTCCTCCACCTCAGCGAGCTTCCCCCACAGCGGGAGCAGTAAGGTGTATGCAATTAAACCGGGAACGCTAACGCAGAAGAGGCCAATTCCAAAGCCCATAACAATGAAGGCGGAGTAGAAAGGGTGCCTAACGTAGCGGTAAGGGCCTTCGCTTATAAGTTTCTCAAAGTCCCCTGGCTCGTCGTGCCTCTTGGGGAAGAGTGAGTGGACGTAAATGGCCAAAGGCGCCGTTATTGAAAGAATCACAAAGCCGGTCCAGTGCATAATCCTCGCTAGCCGGCCCGTTATCAAAGGCCAGTGGCTCAGACAGGAGAAGGGAATGAGTGTGAAGAACAGCAAGAAAGTCAGCTTCCTCAGTTTGACGGACTCCATGCCACCACCATAAAAAGAAAATGTGAAAGATTTTTAGCTTTTCTCGACCTTGACCTCATCCTGAATTATTGGCGGGACGTTTCCGAACGCTATGGGCGGGTTGAGGAAGTCCTGGTAGTTCTGCCTGAAAACCTCCCTGCCCTTTTTTCCAAGCCAGAACTTGAGGAACTCCATGGCCAGCTGTCTGTGTGGGGCGTTCTTTAGGACGGTCACGCCGTAGACGATGGGCTTGGCCCTGATGGTTTTCCCTGTTGAGCCGAGGGTAATCTCGACTTGGGAATAGTAGTCGGCGAGCTTGAAGTCAGCGAGATTAATCTGAGCCGGGAGCGTTATGTAGCGAAGGTGATGCTGCTCGGCGACGCTCTTGTATATGAAGAAGTAGTCTATGGCACCGCTTTCGACGAGGCCGACTAAGTCTGTCTCCTTCGGCCTTATAACAACCTTATCACTCCTGAGCTGGATTTCCTTGGGGGCATATATGTGGGTTCCGTTGGCGTAGATGTTGGTGTTCTTCTCAACGAGGGTCTCGAATACCGGCTTGCCGTAATAGAGGTCTGCCAGCTTCATGACCATCACAGAGCGGTAGCCACAAGGGTCGTCGTTAGGGTTGCTGAAGCCGAAGCGGACACCGGGCTTGGCGAGGATTTCGTACCAGTTGGTTGAGTTAATCTCGTTGGCGTACCTGCTCTTGTTCGTGAAGGCAATAACAATCTGGTTGGTCGCGAAGAGAACGTAGAAATCAGTGTAATTCGGAACAAGCATCTGGGGGATTAGAGTATAATCGGCCGTTGCCACTATGTCCGCCGGTTTGTGGAGGTCGGTGACCTTTCTAACAGCCATAACGCTTCCGCTCGCCTCGTCTTGGAACTTCACTTTGACACCGAGGTTTTCCTCGGCGTATTTGGCGAATTCCGTCTCAAGTTGCTGGAGCGGGACGCTGAGAGAGCCGGCGTGGAAGATTATCAGCGTTTCCTCTTTGAGTGCCTTGCTCTGACTTGTCGTTGTTCCACTTGAGGACGCCGGGGAAGAACCGCCGATACATCCAGCTGTGACGACAGAGAGCAGAAGAACCGCGAGTAAGAGGAAACCCGCATTCCTCATCAAAACCACCAGTATAAGGGACAGAAACGGGTATTTAAACATTTTGAGCAAACAAAGGCGTTAACGTAAATGATTCTGTTTTCTTAGTTCCTCTATCCCATCCACCAGCCCTTTGAAATGCACGTAGAACTCACTCTTCCGGAGCTCCTCCAAGGTTCCCCAAAACTCTTCGAGGTTCCGAAAGCCTGTCTTCTCATACTCATAAGCTTGAATCAGCATCTCTAGCCTGTCCGCGAACTTTACGAGCCGACCTTCCAGACTGGACTCTTCCTCGTACTCGCGCCAGAGCTTGAAGTATTCCCTCGGCTTTGGAGACGAGAGCAGGAGCTCCATGACGGCTTTCTTCTCGGCCTTACCCTTATTGAGGTAGTACTGAGCCGTCTTCGGCACGTCCGTTATCCTTGCTTCACCCACATCGTGTAGGAGCGCTATTTTGATGGCCTTCTCGACGTCTATCTCAACACCCTTCTCTTTAAGCTCGTCCGCCAGGAAGAGTGTTATCAAAGCGACGCGATAGCTGTGGTCGGCTATGCTTTCCGGATTTGAAACTCCCCGGAGGAGCCAGCCGGTTCTAGGGAGCCTCTTCAGGTTGCCTAGCTCGATTAGAAGGTCGAGCATCCTCACTCCTCCGTCGTGAAGATTGCCTTATCGGTTTCAACGGCCGTTGCAATTATCGCATCGCCGAGGAAGCGTCCGTAGACCTTAACCCTGTCGCCCTTTCCTATGCAGGGGCTTCCCGCAAAGTCAATCCTGATGCCGTGTATCCTAAACGTTGTCCTCCAGCTCGGCAGTTCCATGGGAAGGAACTCGACGAGGGGTTTGTCCTCAACGATTCCCTCGATGACGACGTTCTTACCCCGAAACCCACCGGTTTTCAGCTCATCGGGAGTTAGGGAGTAGTAATAGTGATGGCCGAGCTTTACGCGCTTCATACCAATCACCTTTAAATCCCTCCACTGAGTTCAGTTTGGGGGTGAGGGGATGATAAAGGTTGCGATAATCGGTGCCGAAAACGTTGGCAAATCAACCCTCATGAACGCGCTCGTTGGCGGAAATGTAAGCGAGGTTGAGGATTTGCCGGGGACAACAAAGGGACTGGTGAAAAAGCACTTTGGAAAGCTCAAGATACCCAAGGGGATGAAGAACCCCTTCGGTGGGGCCGACGAGTTCGTCCTGATAGACACGGCCGGCCTATTCGACCCAAGGTACGAGCTGAGGGGAAAGGTCCTTAGCGAGGAGAAGTTCAGGGAGCTGATAAAGGAGATAATCTCAGCCGACATAATTATCCACATGGTCGACGCCACCGTCGGCCTTCACCGGGGCATGGAGAAGCTCCATCACATGCTCAAAATGCGCTACGAAAAGCCGATAATAGTTGTTATCAACAAGATTGACCTTGTTCCAAGGGAACGGGTGGAAGAACTGAGGGAAATCATAAAGAAAAGGCTTGAACAGGAGCCACTCGCCCTGTCTCTCGTAACCTATGAGGGCTTCAACGAGCTCCTCGAAAGGATTGCCCACATGGCGATGTACGTCTAATCACTCCTCAGGCATCTCGGGACAGGGGCAAATCATGACGTAAACCTTCCTGTGCCTCGGGCCGTCAAGCTCAACGAATAGAATCCTCTGCCACGTTCCCAGATGGAGCTCGGCCTGGTCTATCGGGACCACAACCTCTGGATTTAGGAAGATGCTCGCCTTTATGTGGGCGTGGGCGTTGTTGTCAATCCTGTCGTGGGAGTAGCCGGCCCCTCTCGGCACGAGCTCGGCCATTTTGGCCTTTATGTCCTCGATTAGGCCCGGTTCGTACTCGTTTATGAAGAGACCAGTAGTCGTGTGGTGGGTGAAGACGACCGCTATACCGTGCTTCACCTTTGAGCGGTAGACCATTTTTTGAACTTCCTCGGTTATGTCCACAACCTGACAGCGCTCCCGGGTCTCGATGGAAATCTCATAGAGCATTTTCATCACCCCAGCTGGTCGAGAAGCCTCATCAATAGAGCCCTAACGTCAAGGTTTTCTTTGAACACAACGGCCCTTAAAACTACCGCCGTTTCGTAGGCATCGAGAACCTCGAAGTTGCCGGAGCGGAGTTCG
Protein-coding regions in this window:
- a CDS encoding ABC transporter permease, which encodes MRRDYTLYFFAALGSFMIVYILLPLGMIYAKQAGDFGAFLKTIHDPVVLSAVKRSLLTATATALIALLFGVPLGYVLARKDFPGKSFVQAIVDVPIVIPHSVVGIMLLVTYSTYILDNYLGIISAMLFVSASFTINSAKDGFLAVDEKLEAVARTLGASQLRTFFTVSLPIAFPSIASGAIMTWARAISEVGAVLIVAYYPMTAQVLILEYFNNYG
- a CDS encoding isoprenylcysteine carboxylmethyltransferase family protein, translated to MESVKLRKLTFLLFFTLIPFSCLSHWPLITGRLARIMHWTGFVILSITAPLAIYVHSLFPKRHDEPGDFEKLISEGPYRYVRHPFYSAFIVMGFGIGLFCVSVPGLIAYTLLLPLWGKLAEVEEKELLEYWGEEYRRFMETRGRFFPKLNKSIQQTDRKNENL
- the wtpA gene encoding tungstate ABC transporter substrate-binding protein WtpA, which translates into the protein MRNAGFLLLAVLLLSVVTAGCIGGSSPASSSGTTTSQSKALKEETLIIFHAGSLSVPLQQLETEFAKYAEENLGVKVKFQDEASGSVMAVRKVTDLHKPADIVATADYTLIPQMLVPNYTDFYVLFATNQIVIAFTNKSRYANEINSTNWYEILAKPGVRFGFSNPNDDPCGYRSVMVMKLADLYYGKPVFETLVEKNTNIYANGTHIYAPKEIQLRSDKVVIRPKETDLVGLVESGAIDYFFIYKSVAEQHHLRYITLPAQINLADFKLADYYSQVEITLGSTGKTIRAKPIVYGVTVLKNAPHRQLAMEFLKFWLGKKGREVFRQNYQDFLNPPIAFGNVPPIIQDEVKVEKS
- a CDS encoding HD family hydrolase produces the protein MLDLLIELGNLKRLPRTGWLLRGVSNPESIADHSYRVALITLFLADELKEKGVEIDVEKAIKIALLHDVGEARITDVPKTAQYYLNKGKAEKKAVMELLLSSPKPREYFKLWREYEEESSLEGRLVKFADRLEMLIQAYEYEKTGFRNLEEFWGTLEELRKSEFYVHFKGLVDGIEELRKQNHLR
- a CDS encoding GTP-binding protein, whose translation is MKRVKLGHHYYYSLTPDELKTGGFRGKNVVIEGIVEDKPLVEFLPMELPSWRTTFRIHGIRIDFAGSPCIGKGDRVKVYGRFLGDAIIATAVETDKAIFTTEE
- a CDS encoding Era-like GTP-binding protein; protein product: MIKVAIIGAENVGKSTLMNALVGGNVSEVEDLPGTTKGLVKKHFGKLKIPKGMKNPFGGADEFVLIDTAGLFDPRYELRGKVLSEEKFRELIKEIISADIIIHMVDATVGLHRGMEKLHHMLKMRYEKPIIVVINKIDLVPRERVEELREIIKKRLEQEPLALSLVTYEGFNELLERIAHMAMYV
- a CDS encoding secondary thiamine-phosphate synthase enzyme YjbQ, with amino-acid sequence MLYEISIETRERCQVVDITEEVQKMVYRSKVKHGIAVVFTHHTTTGLFINEYEPGLIEDIKAKMAELVPRGAGYSHDRIDNNAHAHIKASIFLNPEVVVPIDQAELHLGTWQRILFVELDGPRHRKVYVMICPCPEMPEE